The sequence TATAAATCAATAATAATTTATAAGGTTTCATTGATCAGATTCAAAAGTCTTAAAGCTTAACCTTTTTTACGGATTTTTAATTTTTGCCCTGGCATAATTTTATCAGATGCCTGCAAATTGTTCAGCTCCATCAGTTCTTTATCACTGTTGCCCGGATATCTGCTGGCAATTTCCGATAATGTATCACCCTCTTTTACTTTATAATAAATAAAATTGCTGGCTTCTGCAGTCCTTGATTTCTTGTCTTTCTTTGTGACTTCAGCTGTATCAGAACCTTTTACGGTTTCTGATTTCTTATCAAGATTTCGTTTTTCAGCCACTAAATTATTATCATTATCCTTTTCCCTTACTTTATGGTTTAAATAAACGACTAATTTCTGACCATATTTTACTGTATTCTTTCTCAATTTGTTCCAATGCTTCAGGTCTGAAACCGACACTTCATATTTTTGTGCAATCAACCCAAGCGTTTCACCCTTTTTTACTTTATACCCTATCCGTTCCCGCTCCTGTTCCCGTTCACTATTTTTCGCCTCGGCAGTATATCGTGGACGATAATGGGTATAACTATGGGCAGGGCTCATCAGTTTAAGTGCAGGATTAAAAAACAGAGAATCCTTATAAG comes from Bacteroidota bacterium and encodes:
- a CDS encoding LysM peptidoglycan-binding domain-containing protein: YKDSLFFNPALKLMSPAHSYTHYRPRYTAEAKNSEREQERERIGYKVKKGETLGLIAQKYEVSVSDLKHWNKLRKNTVKYGQKLVVYLNHKVREKDNDNNLVAEKRNLDKKSETVKGSDTAEVTKKDKKSRTAEASNFIYYKVKEGDTLSEIASRYPGNSDKELMELNNLQASDKIMPGQKLKIRKKG